The Drosophila suzukii unplaced genomic scaffold, CBGP_Dsuzu_IsoJpt1.0 scf_9, whole genome shotgun sequence genome includes a window with the following:
- the LOC139355146 gene encoding uncharacterized protein, translating into MPDNKPKLEDAQVPAMAQSNLTIMQAVNFPEFVPSESTWQMWLERLEVYFTEVAITLDDSKKATLRKSVGSEAYCALHSLCSPELPTSKTYKELCVMVHTQYTPPTITFYERRQFHLARNLAEESVAAWFARVKKLALSCTFGQHLEVFVLDKFIVGMSNELFERCCEEDGSISLDAALRKALLYETKLASKACTMVNFVNKSHHTQVAKGKKRQPCSKCGWRNHSSQEWKYKDSTCHNCGKIGHLATVCKSTSL; encoded by the coding sequence ATGCCTGACAATAAGCCAAAGCTCGAAGACGCTCAAGTTCCGGCAATGGCTCAGTCTAACCTCACCATCATGCAGGCTGTGAATTTTCCAGAATTCGTACCGAGCGAATCCACGTGGCAGATGTGGCTAGAGCGTTTGGAGGTGTATTTCACAGAAGTGGCGATCACGTTGGACGACTCCAAAAAGGCGACATTACGGAAGTCAGTTGGCTCGGAAGCCTATTGTGCATTACACAGTCTCTGCAGTCCAGAATTACCGACAAGTAAAACATACAAAGAACTATGCGTTATGGTACACACCCAGTATACACCGCCAACAATCACATTCTACGAACGCAGGCAATTTCATCTGGCTCGTAATCTCGCTGAAGAATCGGTGGCAGCGTGGTTTGCAAGGGTAAAAAAGCTAGCGCTCAGCTGCACTTTTGGACAGCATCTAGAAGTATTTGTTCTAGACAAGTTCATCGTTGGAATGTCCAACGAGCTGTTTGAAAGATGTTGCGAGGAAGACGGGAGTATATCCCTGGATGCGGCACTGAGGAAGGCGTTACTGTACGAGACCAAGTTGGCGTCTAAGGCGTGTACGATGGTCAATTTCGTAAACAAGTCGCACCATACGCAAGTGGCGAAAGGCAAAAAGCGGCAGCCATGTTCAAAATGCGGATGGCGAAATCATTCATCACAGGAGTGGAAATACAAGGACAGTACTTGTCATAATTGTGGCAAAATTGGACATCTGGCAACTGTATGCAAATCAACTTCCTTGTAA
- the LOC139355147 gene encoding uncharacterized protein produces MVHTQYTPPTITFYERRQFHLARNLAEESVAAWFARVKKLALSCTFGQHLEVFVLDKFIVGMSNELFERCCEEDGSISLDAALRKALLYETKLASKACTMVNFVNKSHHTQVAKGKKRQPCSKCGWRNHSSQEWKYKDSTCHNCGKIGHLATVCKSTSL; encoded by the coding sequence ATGGTACACACCCAGTATACACCGCCAACAATCACATTCTACGAACGCAGGCAATTTCATCTGGCTCGTAATCTCGCTGAAGAATCGGTGGCAGCGTGGTTTGCAAGGGTAAAAAAGCTAGCGCTCAGCTGCACTTTTGGACAGCATCTAGAAGTATTTGTTCTAGACAAGTTCATCGTTGGAATGTCCAACGAGCTGTTTGAAAGATGTTGCGAGGAAGACGGGAGTATATCCCTGGATGCGGCACTGAGGAAGGCGTTACTGTACGAGACCAAGTTGGCGTCTAAGGCGTGTACGATGGTCAATTTCGTAAACAAGTCGCACCATACGCAAGTGGCGAAAGGCAAAAAGCGGCAGCCATGTTCAAAATGCGGATGGCGAAATCATTCATCACAGGAGTGGAAATACAAGGACAGTACTTGTCATAATTGTGGCAAAATTGGACATCTGGCAACTGTATGCAAATCAACTTCCTTGTAA